GTCCGCCATCGGTTCTGAAAAGGGGATCTGCAGTTCCATCAGATCCACACCGGCCGCCACCATGGTCTCGATGATCCTGAAGGAATCCTCAATGGAAGGGTATCCCAGCACCGTATGGGTCATCAGGAGGATATCCTTTTTCTCCAGCTTTTTTCGAATATAAGATTCAAGTGCCATACTCACATCCTTTTTTGCGGATAAATCGCTGCCAGCCCGGATCGACGAATGCATCGGCAATGGTAAAGATGTCCTTATCTCCCCGGCCCGACTGGTTGATCAGGATGATATCGTCTCTCGACAGATAAGGGGCCTCTTTGAAGGCCTGGGCAAAGGCATGGGACGACTCAAGGGCCGGTATCAGGCCCTCCTTTTTGATGGTGAGCGACATGGCGTCCAAAACCTCTGAATCGGTCACCGCCTCAAACCGGATTCGCCCTGTCTCCCGATGGGAGGCAAGGATCGGGGAGACGCCCACATAGTCCAGGCCTGCGGCCACGCTGTGGGTCTCTTTCATCTGTCCTTCACGGTCCTGGAGAAAATAGGTCTTATACCCCTGGGCCACACCCATGGATCCATCATTGGATGCAAGTCTGGCCGCATGTCTTCCTGTTTCCAGACCCTCTCCCGCGGCCTCAACCCCTACCAAGTCCACCGGATCATCCAGGAACCCGCTGAAGATCCCCAGGGCGTTGGAGCCGCCTCCCACGCAGGCATACACACGAGACGGCATCTTGCCTTCGAGTGTTAACATCCGGTCCCGGGCCTCCTTGCCGATGATGGACTGAAAATAGGCGACCATCTCCGGGAACGGGTGGGGACCGCAGGCGGTGCCCAGTACATAGTGGGTATCCTCCATATGGGCAGCCCAGTCCCGAAAGGCCTGGTTTATGGCGTCCTTGAGTATCCGCGTCCCGTCTTTCACCGGGATGACCTCAGCACCCAGACGCTCCATCCAGAAGACATTGGGCCTCTGCCGTTCCACGTCCACCTCTCCCATATAGATGGTGCACCCGAACCCGAATCGGGCGGCCATGGTAGCCGTTGCCACGCCGTGCTGGCCCGCGCCGGTCTCCGCCACAACGCGGCTCTTTCCCATGCGCCTGACCAGGAGACCCTGGCCCATGACGTTGTTTATCTTGTGCGCCCCGGTATGATTCAGATCTTCCCTCTTGACATAGATGCGCGGCCCTTTGAAATGTCTTGTCAGGTTTCCGGCAAAGGTAAGGGGCGTGGGCCTGCAAGAGTAGGCGGACATCATATCCGAGTATTCCTCCCAGAAGGAGGCATCCCCCCTGGCCTTTTCGAATGCATCCTCAAGCGCATCGAAGGTGGCCGTGAGTATCTCGGGAATGAAGGCGCCCCCGAATTCTCCGTAGTATCCTCTCCTATTCATTTAAATTCCTTCCCTTGTCCACATCTCTGATCCTTTTCATAAATTTTTCCATAAGCACGGGGTCCTTTTTCCCCGGCCGCTCTTCAATGCCGCTGTTCACATCCACTGCAAAGGGCTTCACCTTTTTGATGGCATCCCCGATATTGGAGGGGTTGAGTCCCCCTGACAAGATGACCGGGATTCCCAACCCCTTGGCTGTCACGGCAATTGTCCAGTCAAAGAGTTGTCCGGTCCCCCCGGCCCTTTCAGGGGAAAAGGCGTCCAGCAGCATGGCCCTGATCCTTCCCTGGTATTGCCGCATCAATGAAAGCACGGACCCGTCCCTGACCCGGAAGGCCTTTACAGTGCAGGGCATAAACTCCCCGCACGCCTCCGGGGATTCCTCACCGTGAAACTGGACCAGGTCAATGCCGCAGAATTCTATGATCTGCCTCACCACATAGGGCCGTTCGTCCACAAAGACCCCGACGGTCTTCACAAAGGGGGGAACGTTGTTGATAATCTCCCGCGCCTCTTCCGGCCGGATCCTTCTGGGGCTGGGGGCAAAGATAAGGCCGATGGCATCCGCCCCTGATCGAATCGCCATTTGTGCATCTTCAAGGGAGGTAATACCGCACACCTTAACCCGTGCCATTGCCCCTTCCCGCATCCGCCAGTTCCCTGGTTTTGGCCCCCATGTCACGGGCCTTCATCAGCGAGGTCCCCACCAGGACCGCATGGATATTGCTTTGTCTCAGTCTGCGGATCTCCTCATGGTTTGAGACGCCGCTCTCGCTGACGCGGATACACCCATCCGGGATGAGGGGGGCCAGATCAAGGGTCGTATGGATATCCACCGCAAATGTGGTCAAGTCACGGTTGTTGATCCCGATGATGTCCGCCCCGCACGCGATCGCGCTCTCCAATTCATCTCTGTTATGGACCTCGGTCAGACAGGCCATTCCCGATCCCCGGGCCATGGTCAGCAGCTCCTTCAAACGGTTGCGCGAAAGGATCCCGGCAATCAGGAGTATGGCATCAGCGCCGAAGCGGATGGACTCCTCCACCTGGATGGGATCCATGATAAAGTCCTTGCGCAGCACCGGGAGGGAGATGGCACGCCGGACGCGGGGCAGATACCTGATGTCTCCGTGGAAAAACCGCCTGTCCGTGAGGAGGGAGACGGCCCCGGCCCCGGCCCCCTCGTAGATCCGGGCGATTTGAACCGGATCGCCGTCTTTAAGGAGTATTCCCGCGGACGGAGAGGCGAACTTGATCTCAGCGATCACGGTAATCCGATCCTCCCCGAAGAGAGCGCCTCTGAAATCGCGAACAGGGGGGACGTCTTCATCCATTTTGGTTGACACCCCTTTTTCCTTCAGGTCTTCCACTTCCTTGCGTTTTTGGGCCAGTATCCCGGCCAATCGCGGATTCATAGGGTCACCCTCAAAGATCGTTCAGGACAAAGTTCCTGCATCCCTGGGTGAAATCCACGAGGGAATGGAGTTTTTCCCTGGCCCGGCCTGAATCAATGGAATCTTTTGCCCTTTCAATACCTCCTTTGAAGTCGCGATCAAGACCTGTTGCCACAAATGCGGCCGCGGCATTGAGGACGACCATGTCCCGTGTCGGTTTTTTCCGGCCGTCCAGGATTTCCCGGATAATGGAGGCGTTCTCTCTCGGGTTGCCGCCCTTTATGGCCTCCGGGGCCGCCCGCTTAAGGCCGTATTCCTCCGGGGTCATGTCAAAGCTCCGGATCCCTTCATCCCGAAGATGAGATATCCGGGTGGGACCGCAGATGCTGATCTCGTCAAAGGTCCCTTCACCGCATACGACAAACGCCTCCCTGGTCCCGAGTCTCTTGAGGACATGGGCCATGGTGTCGGTCAAACCGGGTTCATAGACCCCCAGGACCTGGGCCGAGGCCCCGGCCGGGTTGGCAAGGGGACCGATAAGATTGAATATGGTGCGCAGACCGATTTCCCGCCTCGGTCCGGCAGCGTATTTCATGGCCCCGTGAAAGAGCGGCGCATACAAAAACCCGATCCCCACTTCCTGCAGACATCTCTCCACGTCGCTGCTGGTCACGTCGATCTTCACCCCCAGCTTCTCAAGCACATCGGCACTTCCACAATGGCTCGACACCGCCCGGTTTCCATGTTTGGCCACCTTGACCCCGGCGCCTGCGGCCACAAATGCCGTAGCCGTGGAGACATTGAAGGTATTGGTGCCGTCCCCCCCGGTGCCGCAGGTGTCGAGGATGGTCTCATCCTCCACATTGATCTCATCACGGTCGATGTTGACCGCGTGGTTATTGAGGTGTACCTTTATGGCCCTGTTTCTCATGACCCTGGCTGCGCCCGTAATCTCGTCCACGGTCTCCCCCTTCATCCTCAAGGCCGTGACAAAGGCCCCGATCTGCGCCTCCGTGGCCCTCCCGGCCATCATCTCCTCCATGGCCGCCGCCATCTCCGCTTCGGTAAGGTCTTCTCCTGTGACCACCTTTCCAATCGCCTCTTTGATCATGATCCGTCCCTCCTTCTGCTTATGCCTTGAATAAGGTTTGTAAGATGTCAGCTCCCTGCCTGCTTAAAATAGACTCCGGGTGAAACTGCACGCCCTCCACCCGGTATTCCTGATGCCTCAGACCCATAATCTCCCCCTCCCCGGTCCACGAACTGACCTCCAGACAATCGGGGAGAGAATCCCGCTCAACGATGAGGGAGTGGTACCGGACCGCCTCGAACGGGTTGGGGAGACCCTGATACACGGTCCGGCCGTCGTGAAAGATGAGGGAGGTCTTGCCGTGCATGATCCGGTCGGCCCGCTTCACCCTTCCGCCATAGGCCGCGGCAATGGACTGGTGCCCGAGGCATACCCCCATAACAGGGATGTCCGATCCAAAATGCCGGATCGCCGGCATGGATATGCCGGCCTGATCCGGGCCCCCGGGCCCGGGCGATACCACGATCCCTGAAGGATGTTCCCTTTCCATGCGGTCAAGGGTGATCTCATCATTCCTGAAAACCCTCACCTCCCGGCCCATCACTTGAAGGATCTGGACCAGGTTGTAGGTAAAGGAGTCATAGTTGTCGATGACCAGAATCATCTCTTTTCGCCTCCTCGATGCTCTTGAGCATGGCCGCGGCCTTTCCGAGGGTCTCGTTGTACTCCCCCTCAGGGGAAGAGTCGGCCACGATGCCCGCCCCCACCTGTACGGAAAGCCTGTTTTTGGCCACAGCAATGGTGCGGATGGTGATGCAGAAGTCCATGTTGCCGTTGAACCCGAAATAGCCCACTGCGCCGGCATAGGGCCCCCTCGGGGTCGGTTCCAGTTCGTTGATGATTTCCATGGCCCTGATCTTGGGGGCCCCCGAGACCGTGCCGGCCGGAAAGGCCGACATGAAGAGGTCAAAGGCGTCTTTGTCGGATCTCAACCGCCCCTCCACATGGGAGACCAGGTGCATCACATGGGAGTAGCGTTCCACCTCCATGAGCCGGGGCACCGACACCGATCCAGGCGCCGCCACCCGACCCACGTCATTTCTTCCCAGATCCACCAGCATGATATGTTCGGCCCGTTCCTTGGGATCTGCGACAAGCTCCTTTTCGAAGCGCAGATCCTCCTCCCGGGTATGACCCCTGGGCCGGGTGCCGGCAATGGGACGAAGCTGGATCCTGTTGCCCGTGAGCCGGACGAGGATCTCGGGAGAGGCGCCGATCAATCGGATATCTCCGAAATTGAGATAGAACATGTAGGGAGACGGGTTGATGCTCCGCAGGTTTCGATAGAGGGCGAATGCATCCCCGGAAGCCTCTCCCGAGAGTCTCTGAGAGAGGACCACCTGGATCACATCCCCCGAAACAATGTATTCCTTGGCCCTCTCTACCGCCTGCTCAAATTCCTCTTTGCTGAAATTGCCATGGAGTTTTGACAGCGCAAACGGCTCTATATTGCTAGCAGGAACTGGTGACTGAAGCAGGTTCATGGTCTCATCGATACTCCGGCAGGCCCCGGCATAGGCCTCCTTCAGATCCGTCTCATCCTCGAGATGGCTAAGTGCCGCCACCTTCACCGTGTGCTTCAGATGATCAAAGACGATCAGCCTTTGGGAAATTGTAAAAACGGCCTCCGGAAGTTTCTCATCCTGGTGGGGGCGACCCGGCAGCCGTTCCCATTTTCCCATCAGATCGTAATTGCAGTACCCCACAAATCCCCCCTGAAACAGAGGCGCCAGGCCCGCCTCAACAGGCCTGAATCTTCGGCACAGCGCCCTTAAGACAAGAAGGGGGTTTGAGGGATTGCGGATTGACTGTCTATTGCCTGATTTGTCCGCCACCTCTGTCTCGTGGCAATAGGAAAGGACCGTCAAATAGGGATCAAAACCGATAATGCTGTATCGTCCCCACCTCTCGCCCCGGTCGGCGCTCTCCAGAAGATAGGAATAGGGCATCCCTTTGACCCTCAGGTAAACCGAGACAGGCGTTTCCGTGTCCGCCATGATCTCCTGACAGACCAATATCAGATTGCCCTTGCCTGCCATCCCCTTGAACTGAGAAAATGAGGTTCTTGTTTCCAAGTTTCGCTCCGCAATAGAAAAGGGGCGTGGGAACTTCCGTCCCACGGCCCTTTTTTATTTTTATTTACCTTAAACAAAAAGACCGGGGGCCCCCCGGAGGGGCCCGCGGTCTTTGAATTTCGATATCTTCAGACTATCTCAACGCAGACGGGCGCACCTCCCTGTTGAAGCTGCGCCACCACCAGTTCCTGAGATCCATCGCTGAGATGTGTCTTGTGTCTGTATCCATGGTGTGATTCATATCCCTGCTCAAAAATAATGTCAAGAAAAAAATCGAGTCCCTTGGGAGTATCCGAAATTGCTCCCACGGAACCCATATACGGACCGTCGCTCCTCCAAGGCCCCCACCCCTGCCTTCGGCCATGCCAAAACCACCCGGTCTTGTGGCACTTGAGGAATTTTATGCTGTTCTGGACATCCCCCTCTTCAAAGGCGTGTTATCCCTGTTTCCCAAAGATCTGGTTCATGCGCATCAAAAGGCCCAGGTCTCCTTGGGCGCTCTGGCCATGGCCTCGTGGACTTGAATTCAGGGCGAGTACTTTCATGGCATTCTCCTTTCTATTACAGCGGGGTCTCAGAATTTTTGTGCAGTGCTCATCTCTTAGCCTGACGCATCATCAGCGGGCTCAAATGATCTCCAAACGTCCAAAAAAAATACCTCGTTCCGAGGGGAATGCGGTGGAAGTCGCTTTGCGCCACGCTTTCACACGGCCGACATATTGGTAGCGTTAGGAACTTTCTTATCTCTGGATACATAATGACCCTTCCTGCACGATTTTTTCATAGGCCTCATATCCCCTTAAAGCAAATCGGTTATATCAGCGCCGGGAACATATTTTTTGTAAATCCGCTCGAATGTCCCGTCATCCTTAATGGCCTGAAGCGTTTGCCGCCACAGGGAGACCGTCTCCTGCGGAGTGCCCAGGGAGAGGGCAATATAAAAATAGGTGGTCATGACTGCATACACCGGCTCTATGTCGTCCATGGTGTAGCCGGCCTCTTCAAGGATTTCCGGAGTCGTCAGATCCGTAAACACCGCAAGGTCGACCTCGCCTTTGATGAGTTTATCAACGGTGCCCGTTGGCAGCGGAGAGCTGACCAGGTTTGTGAATCCCTCTCCTTCAAGGTATTGCTCTGAAAACCAGCCCGTTGTCGTGCCGATTGCCGCAACCCTTTTTGCGTCGTCAAGGCTTGTCACAGTGATGCCTGATCCTTTTCGTGCATAGAAGCTCGTGATATTGTGGCCGATGGGACCGACCCAGTTAAAAAGGTCTTCACGCTGCCCCGTCCGCTCGGTGCTGAACAGCACCACGTTCGGGTTTATCAGGGCCATTTGGTATGCGCTTGACCATGAGGTCATACGGATACGGGTGGGAACGCGGTTGCGGAAGCAAATCTCCTTTACCATATCTGTTGCAAGCCCGGTTACCTCACCGTCTTGCATAAATGTGACCGGGGGGTAATCCTCGGTCATGAGCTGAAGGACGCCGGGAGGCGTTTCATCGGGCAGCCATCGGGCGTATATGCTGTCAAACCTGCCGCTCCTTTTAATCCCGTCCAGCGCAGCCTGCCACGCCTGGATCGTTGCATCCGGAACATCTTTTGAGAAGGCAATGTAGACAACATCCATGGACAGGTCGTAAACCGGTACAAGGGCATCGGCGTCCGCACCCAGCTGCCGCAGCAACTGGGGCAGGGTGACATTGTTGTACGGCATCAGGTCGGCCTCGCCGTTCAGCACTTTCTGCCCCGCCTCTGCTCCGCTTGCCCAACTCACCAGGTTGGTGAAGCCTTCGGCCAGAAGCTCCTCCTCCATGTAGTAATCCTTTACGGTTGCAATGGCACCGACCCTCTTTGCATCGTCCAGGCTTTTAATCGAAAGAGGGGTGCCCTTGCGCGCATAAAAACGCGCCTCAACCGTGGCAAGGGGGCCTACCCACTTGAAAAGATCCTTCCGCTCCGCCGTCATTGCCGTCGAGAAAAGCCCGGTGTCAGGGCCCTGCTGCGCCAGCCGGTAGCCGTCAGCCCAGTCTACCACCTCAATCGAGGCGCTCCGGTGCATGGTTTTCAGCAGCTCCTTTACCACTTCAACCGATAGGCCGGTGAGGTTTCCGCCATCAGTATAGTTCAGCGGCGCATATTCCTCGGTTAGCAGCCGTATTCCCCCGGGCTCATCCCCGTCTGTCCCACATCCCAATCCCCAACTCAGGCCGACAAGCGCTACGGCCAGCAATGCACACAGCCTCTTCATGACAGGACCTTCCTCTTGATAAAACCTTCCATTAAGATCGGCAAAGTATAGACACCGCGCACTTTGGGTGTCAATACATATCAGGTTGATGCAGAAGGCCGGCGACTTTAAAAGGACAGCGACAGACCAGGAAAAGGAAAAAATCACCGAACACCGGGTTAACCCGCCTGCCTCGCACTGAACAGGGCAACAGTCAGATGGATGAACCCTTTCAATACGCCTCCTCCCGGGCCAGATCATCCTGTTTCACCTTGTCCTTAAAAAGGTTGTAGGCCCATCCCTGATAGATGAGGACAATGGGTACAAATATCAGGGCCAGCACCAGCATGATCTTGAGGGTCATGGGACTGGATGCGGAATTGTAGGCCGTCAGGGTGAAATCCGGGTTCAGGCTGGAAGGAAACATCCTGGGAAACAGCCCGATGAATCCATAGAAGCAGGCCCCCACAATGGTCACGGCGGAAGAAAACCAGGCCTTCCAGTAGGTTCCCTTACCCAGGAAAAAGCGGATGCCCAAAAGCGCCAGGACCGTAATGAGAATGAAGACAGAGAGAAAGGGATGGGCCAGGTAGTTCCCGTAAATGTCAGTGGATATGGCTGAAGCCGCCAGGAAGATCACGGCCACTGCCAGGAGGACAGACCACGCCCCTTTGGCTGCCTTTACGGCCCGTTCATGAAGTGCCCCATCGCTCTTGATGGCCAGCCAGATGGCCCCGTGAACCACCACCAGGAACACAAAAAGGACACCTCCCAAGAGCCCGTAGGGATTGAGCAGGGTGAAAAGGGTCCCATGGTATACGCCTTCCCCGTCAATGGGGATCCCCCTGAAGATATTGGCAAAGGCGGCGCCCAAAAGCAGGGCGGGGACCAGGCTCCCAATGAACAGGCAGCTATCCCATAGCTTTTTCCACCCCGGACTGTCCATCTTGCCCCTGAACTCGAATGAGACCCCCCGCAGGATCAGTGCGAAAAGCACCAGCATGAGGGCTGAGTAAAGGGAACTGAACATGACTGCATAGACCAGAGGGAACGCCGCGAAAGTGACGCCGCCGGCCGTGATGAGCCATACCTCGTTTCCGTCCCAGAGGGGTCCTGCAGCATTGTAGATCACCCGTTTTTCCATATCGTTCTTTGAGATGAAGGGGAGGAGAATCCCCATCCCCAGATCAAATCCGTCCGTAATGAAATAGACGGCCCACAACAGTACCCAGAGAAAATACCAAATTGCCTGAAGATCCATTTTCATTACCCCCTTGTCTTTTGGGATTTGAGATTGCCGACCCGCCTGCCCCGTTCATCTAACATGCACTCCCCGCCTGCGTCACTTTTTCCCTTTGCGTCCTCGGAATTGGGGGCAGGTCCGCATGTCGGGCAGGTTTGCGATTGAAAAGGCGCCACACACGGTCAATTGGCGGCCGGCCCCTGTTTCACATGCTTAAAGATGAGCCAGTACCCCGCCGCTCCTAACAAACCATAAATCAGGATAAAGGCCGTCAGGCTCACCGCTACCTGAGACGGGGCAATGGGTGAGACCGCATCGGCAGTCCTCATGAGACCGTAGACGATCCAGGGTTGCCGGCCCACCTCGGCCAGGGTCCATCCCAATTCAGCCGCAATATAGGGAAGCGGAATAGAAAACAGCATAACCCTCAGGTACCAGGGGTTTTCCGTCAACCGTTTTCGCAGGAACCAGCCCACAAGGGTGGCAAGGGCGAAATAGAATCCCAGGCCCACCATAATCTTGAAGGAGGTAAAGGTGATCAGGACCGGGGGCCGTTCATCCACCGGAAAGTCTCTGAGCCCCTTGACCTCGGCATCTGCGCTGTGGAATGCCAAAAGGCTCAGCATACCGGGGATGCGGCCGATTTCAATGAGGTTTTTCTGGTTTTTCTCATCCGGAAAGGCAAAGAGGTAAACGGGTGCGTTCCGGGTGGTTTCCCAGTGGGATTCCATGGCAGCCAACTTGGTAGGCTGGGTCTGGGCCAGATCACCCCCGTGGTAATGACCTTCGAAGATTACGAAAAAGGAGGAAATGAGCCCCATGACCAGGGCCATGCGAAAGGATTTTGTGAAGAACGCCACGTGCTGTTTCTTGAGGAGATGGTACGCACTGATCCCCATCACAAAAAAGGCACTCAGGATGTAAGCAGCCCCCACGGTGTGGAAAAACATGAGGATCGCGAACTTGTTGAAGGCCACCTCGGCAAAGCTCTCTAATTCGGCCCGTCCGTTCCGGATGATATACCCTACGGGGTGCTGCATCCAGGAGTTGGCCGTCAAGATCCACACCGCCGAGCCCGTGGAGGCAAAGGCGATGAGCCACATGACGATGGCGTGGGCCCGTTTGGATATCTTATCCCAGCCAAATATCCACACCCCCAGCAGGATGGACTCCAGGAAAAAAAACCCCAGGGCCTCGATGGCCAGCAGGGATCCGAAGATGTCTCCCATGAACTCGGAATAGCGCGACCAGTTGGTCCCGAACTGGAATTCCAATGTGATGCCGGTAACCACCCCGATCGCGAAATTGATGAGAAAAATCTTACCCCAGAAACGGACCATTCTGAGGTAAATCTCCTCGCCGGTACGCACATACCGTGTCTCCATGACGGCCAGCAGGACAGAGAGCCCCAACGTGAGCGGTACAAACAGAAAGTGAAAGGCCGTTGCCGCAGCAAACTGGAGTCTCGATAGAAGCAGTACATCCATTTTGAAACCTCCTTCCCTCATCCCTTGACATTGTTGACGTCTAATTGTTCATATCCTGAACCTCCCTTCATCGGAGGGTGTTGTCCATGTAAGGGCGGGCGCATGTCCCTTCCTCCAGCAGTTTCGAGAAAGTCGCGTTCCCCAGGCACTGCCTCAACTGGGTTCTGGCCTGATCCCATACCCGGTGGACAGCGCAATGGGGGCTCCTCCTGCACGATTTGGGGTCCATGATGCAATCGTTCAGGAATATCTCACCCTCTACCGCTTCCACCACATCGAGGAGAGTCAACGATTCAGGCGGCACCCGGAGACGGAATCCCCCCCTTGCGCCTTGAACGATCTCGATGAACCCCGCCTTGGCAAGCTGCTGGGCGATCTTGGCAAGAAACTGCTCCGGAATTTCCATCTCCCGTGCGATTTCCCGCCGACCCACCAGCTGGCCCTTATCCTTTCCCGCTATAAACAGCACAGCTCGAACCGCATACTCCCCTGCACGAGTCAATCGCATAGAGCCTTTCTCCTAAATTATATAAATAAGATCTTTTTTATCCGATATAATAATTTTCGACTTCTGTCAAGGGTTTTTTTTGGTTTACGCGGTCTTTGGTGGTGGTCTATTATTGGTTGGAGTTTGGCGAAGCGTCGGTTATCCAGACCGGTACCGCTATATCCGATCCGCTCCGGAAGGATTGCGATGCGGGATGAGGCGGCATTTACAAATGGGCGGCTCCATATCTGTGACGTGGAAGACCTTTTAGGCGACCGTCAATGATGAACTAAGAAATGACGCGGCCCTAAACATGTGTCGATGAAGTCTCGTCAAAGGTCACAGATCAAACGGGCCATTATCCGGGGCGATTTCCTTTTCAAAGTTTGGGTCAGGCCATTCATCGAGCAGCCTGAATCTACGTTTCTCATAGGCACGCTGTGCCGGGGTATTACCCATGTAGATCGAAAGCTGTGCCTGGCGATAGCCATTCTCTCGTCCCAGATCGAGCACATTGTCCAATAACCTGTCGACAATTCCTTTTCTACGAAATGCGGGAAGCGTCGCGACGCTGTCGATCACCCACGCCCCTTTTACGGAGGGTGGAATGCACGCCGTGATTCTTGGAGGTCCCCCGCCGTCCGTCTTCTTCGCAGGGGGCCTGCCCAGTTTTACATGGACTTCGGGCAGGGCTTCCATGAGCCCGGGGATAGTCCAGAATATCCGGATCGTAGCCGCCAAGCCCTATACAGGACCAGGTAACATATAGCAATAAGAACTGCAGGGAAGTCCTGACATAACTGGCACGGAATGCTTTTCTGCTTTCGGAATGGCCCCTTCCGCTGTTACGGCCGGATCGATGAAAAACGCTGCGAACCCCTATCCCCCTATCGGTAGCCCTTTTTGCCTGGGATGACCCCGTGTACACCGCCTCTCGGATTCAGGGTATCGCCATCCCGTCTTGGAATCAGATGAATATGGGCATGCATGATGGTCTGGCCTGCGAATACGCCACAGTTGACGCCGATGTTGAATCCGGCGCCCGGGATTATTTTCCCTGATTTGTTCTTGAAGGGTGAGAATAATCGCCTCCGGGTCCCCCCTTTTCTGATTCTCCATCAAAAAGAGGGGTATCGTAAGTGAGGGTGGATTGTCAGGGCTGGGTGAATTTGGCACTTTTTGGGAATAGATGAGAGGAACCGGACTGGGCAGCGATCATAAGAAACGCATATTTTCATGCCCGTCCCCATTCTCACATGAAACAGCCTAGAAGCTGGCTGACACGACTCGATGAAGTGATAACAGGTGAACGTTCGGATATACCTGCGCGGCGAATACCACCATTTTCAACGTCTCACTTTCATTCCATCCATTGCTGAAATGATTCAACCCGTTCAGACGTGGAACAGACACACCCTATTCTTGTCACGTATTACCACCATTGAAGTGCCTATCAAACCTGCCAATAGAAGCCCGAAGTCTTCATAAATGCCAAAATTGATGGCCGCACTGAGACCGACAAAAGACCATAACAGGGGAACGATCAGCATCAACTTTGGTACACGCCTTTGGGTCAGAAGAAACATTCCATAAGTGAAAATGGTCGTCGGGCAAGGGGCCACACCAAGCAAGGGCGACCGGGGCCAGCCATGCCCAACGAGCATCCCCAGCAGAGGATAAACTGCAAATCCATAGATGATGAAAATAGCTCCTGTAATAGAATAAACGTCCCTGGAAATGCTAAAAATCAAGTTATCCTTAAATACACCCTGCCAGAGAAAAAATATCCCTTGAAGAATAAACATGGCGCCGAAGACATAAGCTCCTTTATTAATGGGTGTAAAGAATGCCAGGTGGTACAGGCAACCGTTAACAAACCACATAATGGCCAAAAT
The DNA window shown above is from Deltaproteobacteria bacterium and carries:
- the cydB gene encoding cytochrome d ubiquinol oxidase subunit II, which encodes MDLQAIWYFLWVLLWAVYFITDGFDLGMGILLPFISKNDMEKRVIYNAAGPLWDGNEVWLITAGGVTFAAFPLVYAVMFSSLYSALMLVLFALILRGVSFEFRGKMDSPGWKKLWDSCLFIGSLVPALLLGAAFANIFRGIPIDGEGVYHGTLFTLLNPYGLLGGVLFVFLVVVHGAIWLAIKSDGALHERAVKAAKGAWSVLLAVAVIFLAASAISTDIYGNYLAHPFLSVFILITVLALLGIRFFLGKGTYWKAWFSSAVTIVGACFYGFIGLFPRMFPSSLNPDFTLTAYNSASSPMTLKIMLVLALIFVPIVLIYQGWAYNLFKDKVKQDDLAREEAY
- a CDS encoding cytochrome ubiquinol oxidase subunit I; amino-acid sequence: MDVLLLSRLQFAAATAFHFLFVPLTLGLSVLLAVMETRYVRTGEEIYLRMVRFWGKIFLINFAIGVVTGITLEFQFGTNWSRYSEFMGDIFGSLLAIEALGFFFLESILLGVWIFGWDKISKRAHAIVMWLIAFASTGSAVWILTANSWMQHPVGYIIRNGRAELESFAEVAFNKFAILMFFHTVGAAYILSAFFVMGISAYHLLKKQHVAFFTKSFRMALVMGLISSFFVIFEGHYHGGDLAQTQPTKLAAMESHWETTRNAPVYLFAFPDEKNQKNLIEIGRIPGMLSLLAFHSADAEVKGLRDFPVDERPPVLITFTSFKIMVGLGFYFALATLVGWFLRKRLTENPWYLRVMLFSIPLPYIAAELGWTLAEVGRQPWIVYGLMRTADAVSPIAPSQVAVSLTAFILIYGLLGAAGYWLIFKHVKQGPAAN
- a CDS encoding GNAT family N-acetyltransferase, whose translation is MAATIRIFWTIPGLMEALPEVHVKLGRPPAKKTDGGGPPRITACIPPSVKGAWVIDSVATLPAFRRKGIVDRLLDNVLDLGRENGYRQAQLSIYMGNTPAQRAYEKRRFRLLDEWPDPNFEKEIAPDNGPFDL
- a CDS encoding transporter substrate-binding domain-containing protein, whose product is MKRLCALLAVALVGLSWGLGCGTDGDEPGGIRLLTEEYAPLNYTDGGNLTGLSVEVVKELLKTMHRSASIEVVDWADGYRLAQQGPDTGLFSTAMTAERKDLFKWVGPLATVEARFYARKGTPLSIKSLDDAKRVGAIATVKDYYMEEELLAEGFTNLVSWASGAEAGQKVLNGEADLMPYNNVTLPQLLRQLGADADALVPVYDLSMDVVYIAFSKDVPDATIQAWQAALDGIKRSGRFDSIYARWLPDETPPGVLQLMTEDYPPVTFMQDGEVTGLATDMVKEICFRNRVPTRIRMTSWSSAYQMALINPNVVLFSTERTGQREDLFNWVGPIGHNITSFYARKGSGITVTSLDDAKRVAAIGTTTGWFSEQYLEGEGFTNLVSSPLPTGTVDKLIKGEVDLAVFTDLTTPEILEEAGYTMDDIEPVYAVMTTYFYIALSLGTPQETVSLWRQTLQAIKDDGTFERIYKKYVPGADITDLL
- a CDS encoding HIT family protein; its protein translation is MRKGGTRRRLFSPFKNKSGKIIPGAGFNIGVNCGVFAGQTIMHAHIHLIPRRDGDTLNPRGGVHGVIPGKKGYR
- a CDS encoding Rrf2 family transcriptional regulator; translation: MRLTRAGEYAVRAVLFIAGKDKGQLVGRREIAREMEIPEQFLAKIAQQLAKAGFIEIVQGARGGFRLRVPPESLTLLDVVEAVEGEIFLNDCIMDPKSCRRSPHCAVHRVWDQARTQLRQCLGNATFSKLLEEGTCARPYMDNTLR